One Mycolicibacterium crocinum DNA window includes the following coding sequences:
- the clpS gene encoding ATP-dependent Clp protease adapter ClpS has translation MGSQAAPTRPDASGQQRTESVAAVDTPWVTIVWDDPVNLMNYVTYIFQKLFGYSEPHATKLMLQVHNEGKAVVSAGSRESMEVDVSKLHAAGLWATMQQDR, from the coding sequence ATGGGTTCGCAAGCAGCTCCGACCCGGCCGGACGCCAGCGGGCAGCAACGCACTGAATCCGTCGCTGCTGTCGATACCCCCTGGGTCACGATCGTCTGGGACGACCCGGTCAATCTGATGAACTACGTGACCTACATCTTCCAGAAGCTGTTCGGCTACAGCGAGCCGCACGCCACCAAGCTCATGCTGCAGGTTCACAACGAAGGCAAGGCGGTCGTCTCCGCCGGGAGCCGGGAATCCATGGAGGTCGACGTGTCCAAACTGCATGCCGCCGGTTTGTGGGCGACCATGCAGCAGGACCGCTGA
- the murI gene encoding glutamate racemase, with protein MSDRFAPVGIFDSGVGGLTVARSIIDQLPDEDIIYVGDTGNGPYGPLTIPEVRAHALAIGDDLVERGVKALVIACNTASSACLRDARERYDVPVVEVILPAVRRAVATTRTGRIGVIGTQATIASGAYQDAFAAARDADVTAVACPRFVDFVERGVTSGRQVLNLAEGYLEPLQRAQVDTLVLGCTHYPLLSGLIQLAMGDSVTLVSSAEETAKDLLKVLTERDLLRPHEAPAATRLFEATGDPEAFTALAARFLGPAITGVHPVQRHVGATK; from the coding sequence ATGAGCGACCGCTTCGCGCCGGTCGGCATCTTCGACTCCGGCGTGGGCGGGTTGACCGTCGCCCGCTCGATCATCGACCAGCTGCCCGACGAGGACATCATCTATGTCGGCGACACCGGCAACGGGCCGTACGGCCCGCTGACGATTCCCGAGGTCCGCGCCCACGCCCTGGCGATCGGCGACGACCTCGTCGAGCGCGGAGTCAAGGCGCTCGTCATCGCGTGCAACACCGCGTCGTCGGCCTGCCTGCGGGATGCGCGTGAACGCTACGACGTCCCGGTCGTCGAGGTGATCCTGCCCGCGGTGCGGCGCGCGGTTGCCACCACCCGCACGGGGCGGATCGGCGTCATCGGCACGCAGGCGACCATCGCGTCCGGGGCCTACCAGGATGCGTTTGCGGCGGCCCGCGACGCCGACGTCACCGCGGTGGCCTGCCCGCGGTTCGTCGACTTCGTCGAGCGCGGTGTCACCAGCGGGCGGCAGGTGCTGAACCTGGCCGAGGGTTATCTGGAGCCACTGCAGCGCGCGCAGGTCGACACCCTGGTGCTGGGCTGTACCCATTACCCGTTGCTGTCCGGGCTGATCCAGCTGGCAATGGGCGATTCGGTCACGTTGGTGTCGAGTGCCGAGGAGACGGCCAAGGACTTGCTGAAAGTTCTGACCGAGCGCGATCTGCTGCGGCCGCACGAGGCTCCGGCAGCGACCCGGCTCTTCGAGGCGACGGGCGATCCCGAGGCGTTCACCGCTCTGGCGGCGCGCTTCCTCGGGCCGGCGATCACCGGCGTCCACCCTGTTCAGCGTCACGTCGGCGCGACGAAATGA
- a CDS encoding cyclic nucleotide-degrading phosphodiesterase, translating into MAVRITVLGCSGSVVGPDSPASGYLLTAPDTPPLVLDFGGGVLGALQRYADPNEVHVLLSHLHADHCLDLPGLFVWRRYHPSPAQGRGIMYGPSDTWTRLAAASSPLGGELDDFSDIFDIRHWQDNQPVQFGALSVLPRLVTHPTESFGMRITDPSGATLVYSGDTGVCESLVELASGADVFLCEASWTHATDRPPHLHLSGTEAGQMAKRAGVGELLLTHIPPWTSREDVITEAKAEFDGPVHAVVCGETIDIRRH; encoded by the coding sequence GTGGCTGTGCGAATCACCGTCCTCGGTTGCTCCGGCAGTGTTGTCGGGCCTGATTCGCCGGCGTCCGGATACCTGCTGACGGCACCGGACACGCCTCCGCTCGTTCTCGATTTCGGGGGTGGGGTGCTCGGCGCGCTGCAGCGCTACGCCGACCCCAACGAGGTCCATGTCCTGCTGTCGCATCTGCATGCCGACCACTGCCTGGATCTGCCCGGCCTGTTCGTCTGGCGCCGCTACCACCCGAGCCCGGCGCAGGGCCGCGGCATCATGTACGGCCCGAGCGACACCTGGACCCGGTTGGCGGCGGCCTCGTCGCCGCTCGGCGGCGAGCTCGACGACTTCTCCGACATCTTCGATATCCGTCACTGGCAGGACAACCAGCCGGTGCAGTTCGGCGCGCTGAGCGTGCTGCCGCGGCTGGTGACCCATCCGACGGAGTCGTTCGGAATGCGGATCACCGACCCGTCGGGCGCCACACTGGTCTACAGCGGTGACACCGGCGTTTGTGAGTCACTCGTCGAACTGGCAAGCGGTGCAGACGTTTTCCTCTGCGAGGCGTCGTGGACGCACGCAACGGACCGGCCCCCACACCTGCACCTGTCGGGTACCGAGGCGGGCCAGATGGCCAAGCGCGCCGGTGTCGGCGAGCTGCTGCTGACCCACATCCCGCCGTGGACGTCCCGCGAGGATGTGATCACCGAGGCCAAAGCAGAGTTCGACGGACCGGTGCACGCCGTGGTGTGCGGGGAGACCATCGACATCCGTCGGCACTGA
- a CDS encoding DUF2017 domain-containing protein encodes MRKWKRIDTAEGPRFRSALAPHEAALLKNMVASVQGMLDEREAATPSDPLEQITGIRAGNPQAPEDSTMRRLLPDFFKPQRDHPAGSAAAESLNGALRSLHEPEIIDAKKAAAQRLLDTLPDGGGRFEITEDDANAWISAVNDVRLALGAMLEIGPEGPDRLPADHPLAGHLDVYQWLTVLQEYLVLGLMGKPIR; translated from the coding sequence GTGCGCAAATGGAAGCGGATCGACACCGCTGAGGGTCCCCGGTTCCGCTCGGCGCTGGCGCCTCACGAGGCGGCGCTGCTGAAGAACATGGTCGCCTCGGTGCAGGGAATGCTCGACGAGCGGGAGGCGGCGACGCCGTCGGATCCGTTGGAGCAGATCACCGGAATCCGAGCTGGCAACCCCCAGGCGCCCGAAGACTCTACGATGCGGCGCCTGCTGCCGGACTTCTTCAAACCACAGCGCGATCACCCGGCCGGCTCGGCGGCCGCCGAGAGTCTCAACGGTGCGCTGCGCAGTCTGCACGAGCCGGAGATCATCGACGCCAAAAAGGCTGCGGCGCAACGGCTTCTCGACACCCTTCCGGACGGTGGGGGTCGGTTCGAGATCACCGAGGACGACGCCAACGCCTGGATTTCCGCGGTCAACGACGTCCGGCTGGCACTGGGCGCCATGCTCGAGATCGGACCGGAAGGTCCCGACCGGCTGCCTGCCGACCACCCGCTGGCCGGCCACCTCGACGTGTACCAGTGGCTGACGGTGCTGCAGGAGTATCTGGTGCTCGGCCTGATGGGAAAGCCGATCCGATGA
- a CDS encoding ATP-dependent DNA helicase has product MTDLLATAVAALGGAERPGQVQMAEAVAKAFADGEHLAVQAGTGTGKSLAYLIPAIARAVEKESPVVVSTATIALQRQLVDRDLPRLVDALAGKLPRRPKFALLKGRRNYLCLNKIHNGADEPTDAPQEELFEPVAASALGRDVARLTAWASSTETGDRDELTPGVPDRSWSQVSVSARECLGMARCPYGTDCFSERARGEAGRAEIIVTNHALLAIDAIADAAVLPEHEYLVVDEAHELVDRVTSVATGELTPAPLGVATRRISRLVSPMLVQRMEAAVATFSSAIHDAQPGRLDYLDEELATYLTALRDAATAARGDIDPAPKDPKAAAARNEAIAALTEIGDTTGRVLDSFVPAIPDRTEVVWLDHEDNRGTLRPVLRVAPLSVAGLLRTRLFDSATTVLTSATLTVGGSFDAMAGAWGLGDGLKWKGLDVGSPFEHAKSGILYVAAHLPPPGRESAGSPEQVEEIAGLIEAAGGRTLGLFSSMRAAKAATEALRARIDTPILCQGDDSTAALVEKFAADPETSLFGTLSLWQGVDVPGPSLSLVLIDRIPFPRPDDPLLTARQRAVAARGGNGFMAVAASHAALLLAQGAGRLLRRADDRGVVAVLDSRMATARYGGYLRASLPPFWSTTDPERVKQALQRLRDGVSP; this is encoded by the coding sequence GTGACCGACTTGCTGGCGACGGCGGTGGCCGCACTCGGCGGTGCCGAGCGCCCCGGCCAGGTGCAGATGGCCGAGGCGGTGGCCAAGGCGTTCGCCGACGGTGAGCATCTGGCAGTGCAGGCCGGCACAGGAACCGGAAAGTCGCTGGCGTATCTGATCCCGGCGATTGCCCGTGCGGTGGAGAAGGAATCGCCCGTCGTGGTGTCCACCGCGACCATCGCGCTGCAACGCCAGCTCGTCGACCGCGACCTGCCTCGGCTGGTCGACGCGCTGGCCGGGAAACTGCCCCGGCGGCCGAAGTTCGCACTGCTCAAAGGGCGGCGAAACTATCTGTGCCTGAACAAGATCCATAACGGAGCAGACGAACCAACCGATGCCCCGCAGGAAGAACTGTTCGAACCGGTCGCGGCGAGCGCGCTGGGCCGGGATGTCGCGCGCTTGACGGCGTGGGCATCGTCGACCGAGACCGGCGACCGCGACGAGCTCACCCCCGGCGTTCCCGACCGGTCCTGGTCGCAGGTCAGCGTCTCGGCCCGGGAATGCCTCGGGATGGCTCGCTGCCCGTACGGCACCGACTGCTTCTCAGAACGCGCCCGCGGCGAAGCCGGCCGAGCCGAGATCATCGTCACCAACCATGCCCTGCTCGCCATCGACGCCATCGCCGACGCAGCGGTGCTGCCCGAGCACGAGTACCTCGTCGTCGACGAGGCCCATGAACTGGTGGACCGCGTGACCTCGGTGGCCACCGGTGAACTGACCCCAGCACCGCTCGGCGTTGCCACCCGGCGGATCTCCCGCCTGGTCAGCCCGATGCTCGTCCAACGGATGGAGGCGGCGGTGGCGACGTTCTCCTCGGCGATCCACGATGCGCAGCCAGGCCGGCTGGACTACCTCGACGAGGAGCTCGCCACCTATTTGACCGCGCTGCGAGACGCGGCCACCGCCGCCCGCGGGGACATCGATCCGGCGCCCAAGGACCCGAAGGCCGCTGCGGCGCGCAACGAGGCGATCGCGGCACTGACCGAGATCGGCGACACCACCGGCCGGGTGCTGGACTCGTTCGTGCCGGCCATCCCTGACCGGACCGAGGTGGTGTGGCTGGACCATGAAGATAACCGGGGCACACTCCGGCCGGTGCTGCGGGTGGCGCCACTGTCCGTGGCAGGCCTCCTGCGAACTCGGCTATTCGACAGTGCGACAACGGTTTTGACCTCGGCAACGCTGACCGTCGGTGGCTCGTTCGACGCGATGGCAGGCGCATGGGGCCTGGGCGACGGCTTGAAGTGGAAGGGTCTGGACGTCGGCTCCCCGTTCGAGCACGCCAAGTCCGGCATCCTCTACGTCGCCGCGCACTTGCCGCCACCGGGCCGGGAATCCGCCGGCTCCCCCGAGCAGGTCGAGGAGATCGCTGGCCTCATCGAGGCCGCCGGCGGGCGCACCCTCGGGTTGTTCTCGTCGATGCGTGCCGCCAAGGCCGCGACCGAGGCGCTGCGCGCGCGGATCGACACCCCGATCCTGTGTCAGGGCGACGACAGCACCGCCGCTCTGGTCGAAAAGTTCGCCGCCGACCCCGAGACGTCGCTGTTCGGCACCCTGTCGCTGTGGCAGGGCGTCGACGTACCGGGACCGTCGCTGTCATTGGTGCTCATCGATCGCATCCCGTTCCCGCGGCCCGATGATCCCCTGCTCACGGCGCGGCAGCGGGCCGTCGCAGCGCGCGGCGGCAACGGGTTTATGGCAGTCGCCGCCTCGCACGCCGCTCTGCTGCTTGCCCAGGGGGCGGGCCGGCTCCTGCGTCGCGCCGACGATCGGGGCGTCGTCGCGGTGCTGGACTCCCGGATGGCGACCGCGCGGTACGGGGGCTACCTGCGCGCGTCGCTGCCGCCGTTCTGGTCGACCACCGACCCCGAGCGCGTCAAACAAGCACTTCAGCGCCTTCGAGACGGGGTCTCGCCGTGA
- a CDS encoding nicotinate phosphoribosyltransferase: MTAALLTDKYELTMLAAALRDGSAERRTTFEVFARRLPEGRRYGVVAGTGRFLEALGDFIFDDEALAPLRSFLDESTLDYLRDFRFTGDVDGYAEGELYFPGSPILSVTGTFAECVLLETLALSIFNHDTAIASAAARMVSVAAGRTLIEMGSRRTHEQAAVAAARAAYIAGFAGTSNLEANHRYGIPAMGTSAHAFTMLHTTSDGPDEKAAFRAQVDALGVGTTLLVDTYDVTAGVANAIEVAGTSLGAVRIDSGDLGVLARRVRAQLDDLGATGTEIVVSGDLDEFSIAALRADPVNTYGVGTSVVTGSGAPTASMVYKLVEVDGLPVQKRSSRKESHGGRKAALRLSRPTGTITEEVIHPVAAPPEVTEPARVLTVPLVRDGEPLAAADLTAARELVVRGLRSLPWEGLALSQGEPAIPTRQVPVRSR, from the coding sequence GTGACCGCCGCCCTGCTGACGGACAAGTACGAGCTGACGATGCTCGCCGCTGCGCTGCGTGACGGCTCGGCCGAACGCCGCACCACCTTCGAGGTGTTCGCGCGCCGACTGCCCGAAGGCCGCCGCTACGGAGTCGTCGCCGGCACCGGTCGATTCTTGGAAGCCTTGGGCGACTTCATCTTCGACGACGAGGCGCTGGCGCCGCTGCGGTCCTTCCTCGACGAGTCGACGCTGGACTACTTGCGGGATTTCCGGTTCACCGGCGACGTCGACGGCTACGCCGAAGGCGAGCTGTATTTCCCCGGCTCCCCGATACTGTCGGTCACGGGCACCTTCGCCGAATGCGTCTTGCTGGAGACGCTGGCACTGTCGATCTTCAATCACGACACCGCGATCGCTTCGGCGGCCGCCAGGATGGTCAGCGTGGCGGCCGGCCGCACGCTGATCGAAATGGGGTCGCGGCGGACCCACGAGCAGGCCGCGGTGGCGGCGGCCCGCGCGGCCTACATCGCCGGCTTCGCCGGGACGTCGAACCTCGAAGCCAACCACCGCTACGGCATCCCGGCGATGGGAACCAGCGCGCACGCGTTCACGATGCTGCACACCACTTCTGACGGCCCAGACGAGAAGGCCGCATTCCGGGCGCAGGTCGACGCGCTGGGCGTCGGGACGACACTGCTCGTCGACACCTACGACGTGACGGCGGGCGTGGCCAACGCGATCGAGGTCGCCGGCACCAGCCTCGGCGCGGTGCGCATCGACTCCGGCGACCTCGGGGTGCTGGCCCGCCGGGTGCGCGCCCAGCTGGACGATCTCGGGGCCACCGGCACCGAGATCGTGGTGTCCGGCGACCTTGACGAATTCTCGATCGCCGCGCTGCGGGCCGACCCGGTCAACACCTACGGCGTCGGAACGTCGGTGGTCACCGGCTCGGGCGCCCCGACCGCGAGCATGGTGTACAAACTCGTCGAAGTCGACGGGCTTCCCGTGCAGAAACGCAGCAGCCGCAAGGAGTCTCACGGCGGGCGCAAGGCAGCACTGCGCCTGTCCCGGCCGACGGGCACGATCACCGAGGAGGTCATCCACCCGGTGGCGGCCCCACCCGAGGTGACCGAACCCGCGCGGGTGCTGACCGTGCCACTGGTGCGCGACGGTGAGCCGCTGGCGGCCGCCGACCTGACTGCCGCACGCGAGCTGGTGGTGCGTGGGCTGCGCAGCCTGCCCTGGGAAGGCCTGGCCCTGTCTCAGGGCGAGCCGGCGATCCCGACCCGACAGGTGCCGGTGCGGTCACGGTGA
- a CDS encoding neutral zinc metallopeptidase, giving the protein MRRHLARLLAIASVAAVLAGCGTTISGKAVSVFDDPFKVGGLQAVDGASGLRSNAEEPTRKVSHGDGGKDDEIAVQSISDLEAFWKDAYKGTFDGEFRPVKELISWDSNDYDGEFCGDTTSDLINAGFCEDDNTIGWDRGVLLPALRQANGDMAITMVLAHEYGHAIQKMAKLNKKGTPTLVAEQQADCFAGVYMRWVAEGSSKRFTLSTGDGLNNLLAAMISFRDPLLSQDDYTDSGDEHGSAFERISAFQFGFTDGPSSCAAIDAQEIGQRRGDLPIELQRDQTGEWPVTEESVRSIIEAMNILFAPKNPPKLSFDAAATSKCPDARPSTPVSFCPATNTIAVDLPGLEKMGASNEGQDNVLVTGDNTAYSALVSRYMLALQHERGGLVLDNAEAGLRTACLTGVATTKLSKEVTTPDGNTVALTAGDIDEAVSGLLTNGLAASDVNGESVPAGFNRIDAFRIGVLGDQDRCVKRFP; this is encoded by the coding sequence ATGCGCCGACACCTCGCACGCCTGCTCGCGATCGCGAGCGTCGCTGCGGTGCTGGCCGGCTGCGGTACGACGATCTCCGGCAAGGCCGTGTCGGTGTTCGACGATCCGTTCAAAGTCGGTGGCCTGCAGGCGGTCGACGGGGCCAGCGGATTGCGGTCGAACGCCGAAGAACCGACGCGCAAGGTCTCGCACGGCGACGGCGGCAAGGACGACGAGATCGCCGTGCAGTCGATCAGCGATTTGGAAGCGTTCTGGAAAGACGCCTACAAGGGCACGTTCGACGGCGAATTCCGGCCCGTCAAGGAACTGATCTCCTGGGACTCCAACGACTACGACGGCGAATTCTGCGGCGACACTACCTCCGATCTGATCAACGCCGGCTTCTGCGAGGACGACAACACCATCGGTTGGGATCGCGGCGTATTGCTGCCGGCTCTGCGACAAGCCAATGGCGACATGGCAATCACGATGGTGTTGGCCCACGAATACGGGCACGCCATCCAGAAGATGGCCAAGCTCAACAAGAAGGGCACCCCGACGCTGGTCGCCGAACAGCAGGCCGACTGCTTTGCCGGCGTCTACATGCGGTGGGTGGCCGAAGGCAGTTCGAAACGGTTCACCCTCAGTACCGGTGATGGTCTGAATAACCTTCTCGCCGCGATGATTTCGTTCCGCGACCCGCTGCTGAGCCAGGACGACTACACCGACAGTGGCGACGAGCACGGCTCAGCGTTCGAACGAATCTCGGCCTTCCAGTTCGGATTCACCGACGGCCCGTCGTCGTGTGCCGCCATCGATGCGCAGGAGATCGGTCAACGTCGCGGCGATCTGCCGATCGAACTGCAGCGGGATCAGACCGGCGAATGGCCGGTCACCGAGGAGTCGGTTCGCTCGATCATCGAAGCGATGAACATCTTGTTCGCACCGAAGAACCCGCCCAAGCTCAGCTTCGATGCCGCCGCGACATCGAAATGCCCTGACGCGCGGCCCAGCACGCCGGTGTCGTTCTGCCCGGCCACCAACACGATCGCGGTCGACCTGCCGGGGTTGGAGAAGATGGGCGCCTCCAACGAGGGTCAGGACAACGTTCTGGTCACCGGCGACAACACCGCGTATTCGGCGCTGGTGTCGCGCTACATGCTCGCGCTGCAGCACGAGCGCGGCGGCCTGGTGCTGGACAATGCCGAAGCCGGCCTGCGCACCGCCTGCCTCACCGGCGTGGCCACCACCAAGTTGTCTAAAGAGGTCACCACGCCTGACGGCAACACCGTCGCGCTGACGGCCGGCGACATCGACGAGGCGGTGTCCGGTCTGCTCACCAACGGCCTGGCCGCCAGCGACGTCAACGGGGAGTCGGTGCCTGCCGGGTTCAACCGCATCGACGCCTTCCGCATCGGCGTGCTGGGCGATCAAGACCGCTGCGTCAAGCGCTTCCCGTAG
- a CDS encoding P1 family peptidase, which translates to MGSITDVGGILVGHHHRLDDDATLGAGWACGTTVIVAPPGTVGAVDVRGGAPGSRETDLLDPANSVRHVDAVVLTGGSAYGLAAADGVMTWLEEQGRGVAMDGGVVPIVPAAVIFDLPVGGWACRPTAEFGYAAASTAGAEVATGTVGAGVGARAAVLKGGVGTASMTLESGVTVGAIVVVNSAGNVVDPATGLPWMSHLIGEFGLVPPPADQVAALTELDHESSPLNTTIAVVATDAALSPAACRRFAVAAQDGLAHTIRPAHTPLDGDTVFALATGAVELTPDPDTPSSMVPETKALARLGAAGADCLARAVLVAVLAAESAAGIPTYRDVVPGAFGAAA; encoded by the coding sequence ATGGGGTCGATCACCGACGTCGGCGGCATCCTGGTCGGCCACCACCACCGCCTCGACGACGATGCGACCCTGGGCGCCGGCTGGGCATGCGGCACTACCGTGATCGTCGCGCCACCGGGAACGGTCGGCGCCGTCGACGTCCGCGGCGGCGCGCCCGGCAGCCGCGAGACCGACCTGCTCGACCCGGCCAATAGCGTCCGGCACGTCGACGCGGTGGTGCTGACCGGGGGGAGTGCGTACGGCCTGGCCGCCGCGGACGGCGTGATGACCTGGCTGGAGGAGCAGGGCCGCGGAGTCGCGATGGACGGCGGTGTCGTCCCGATAGTTCCGGCCGCGGTGATTTTCGATCTTCCGGTCGGCGGCTGGGCGTGCCGGCCGACCGCCGAGTTCGGGTACGCGGCGGCCAGCACCGCCGGCGCCGAGGTGGCAACCGGCACCGTCGGGGCTGGCGTCGGTGCCCGTGCCGCGGTGCTCAAGGGCGGGGTCGGCACCGCGTCGATGACACTCGAGTCCGGAGTGACCGTCGGCGCGATCGTCGTCGTCAACAGTGCCGGCAACGTCGTCGACCCGGCCACCGGACTGCCGTGGATGAGCCACCTGATCGGCGAGTTCGGGCTGGTCCCACCACCCGCCGACCAGGTCGCCGCGCTCACCGAACTCGACCACGAATCCAGCCCGTTGAACACCACCATCGCCGTCGTCGCCACCGATGCCGCCTTGTCGCCGGCCGCGTGCCGCCGCTTCGCGGTCGCCGCCCAGGACGGCCTGGCACACACCATCCGCCCGGCGCACACCCCGCTGGACGGCGACACCGTCTTCGCGTTGGCCACCGGCGCCGTCGAGCTGACACCCGACCCCGATACGCCATCGTCGATGGTGCCGGAGACCAAGGCGCTCGCCCGGCTGGGTGCGGCCGGGGCAGACTGCTTGGCGCGTGCGGTGCTGGTCGCTGTGCTGGCTGCCGAGTCGGCGGCCGGAATACCGACCTACCGCGACGTGGTGCCCGGTGCGTTCGGCGCCGCTGCCTGA
- a CDS encoding MspA family porin, which produces MFVRRAALMALVGTLLVAPAPASADPDPGGPDLAQPVAAADPAAPPVDDGKVASTPPATTKSPDGWTLTISAKDEVQMPIAPLTTAISSREYTVSGIFNGALDGPGENPRGVFEVGYQIGCGIDMSTSNGVALGGTIGANTSLGIIGLDFPNNAAEGLLPGVGGSIGGAITVGLKPGIINIVPVTKKQYKGDRPWVSISNFHVKIDGCVGESFIRSYATLSKSTDEGDAILSWYGVTKKI; this is translated from the coding sequence GTGTTTGTTCGTCGCGCGGCGCTGATGGCGCTGGTGGGCACCCTGTTGGTCGCTCCGGCACCAGCCTCGGCCGATCCGGATCCCGGCGGCCCCGACCTGGCTCAGCCCGTTGCCGCCGCCGACCCGGCCGCGCCGCCGGTCGATGACGGGAAGGTGGCCTCCACTCCGCCGGCCACCACGAAGTCGCCTGATGGATGGACGCTGACGATCTCGGCCAAGGACGAGGTGCAGATGCCGATCGCACCGCTGACCACCGCCATCTCCTCGCGGGAATACACCGTCAGCGGCATCTTCAACGGCGCGCTCGACGGGCCCGGTGAGAACCCGAGGGGTGTGTTCGAGGTGGGCTACCAGATCGGTTGCGGCATCGACATGAGCACGTCCAACGGTGTCGCCCTCGGTGGCACCATCGGGGCGAACACCTCGCTCGGCATCATCGGACTGGACTTCCCGAACAACGCCGCCGAGGGCTTGCTGCCCGGTGTCGGCGGCAGCATCGGCGGGGCGATCACGGTTGGTCTCAAGCCCGGCATCATCAACATCGTGCCGGTGACCAAGAAGCAGTACAAGGGCGACCGGCCGTGGGTGTCGATCAGCAATTTCCACGTGAAAATCGATGGCTGCGTGGGGGAGTCGTTCATCCGCTCGTATGCCACGCTGAGCAAGTCCACCGACGAGGGTGACGCGATTCTGTCCTGGTACGGGGTCACCAAGAAGATCTAG
- a CDS encoding rhomboid family intramembrane serine protease, with the protein MNQPHAYPATSPQPKKPPAWKVGGATILSFVALLYIIELVDQLSRHSLDRNGIRPLETDGLWGILFAPLLHASWQHLAANTVPALVLGFLVTLTGMARFVWATAIIWVVGGVGTWLIGNVGCGLETNHIGASGLIFGWLTFLLVFGFFTRHVWWIVTGIVVLFVYGSVLWGALPELTTCGGVSWQGHLCGAIAGVLAAYWLSGPERKARERKKAGQFPGLTS; encoded by the coding sequence ATGAATCAGCCGCATGCCTACCCGGCGACGTCGCCGCAGCCCAAGAAGCCCCCGGCCTGGAAGGTCGGCGGCGCCACGATCCTGTCGTTCGTCGCGCTGCTCTACATCATCGAACTCGTCGACCAGTTGTCCCGGCATTCCCTGGATCGCAACGGCATCCGGCCGCTGGAGACCGACGGCCTGTGGGGCATCCTCTTCGCTCCGCTGCTGCACGCCAGCTGGCAGCACCTGGCGGCCAACACCGTGCCGGCTCTGGTGCTCGGCTTCCTCGTGACGCTGACCGGGATGGCCCGCTTCGTCTGGGCCACCGCGATCATCTGGGTCGTCGGCGGTGTGGGCACCTGGCTGATCGGCAATGTCGGCTGCGGGCTGGAGACCAACCACATCGGCGCGTCCGGGCTGATCTTCGGCTGGCTGACGTTCCTGCTGGTCTTCGGCTTCTTCACTCGGCACGTCTGGTGGATCGTCACCGGCATCGTGGTGCTGTTCGTCTACGGCAGTGTGCTGTGGGGCGCGCTGCCCGAATTGACCACCTGCGGCGGGGTGTCGTGGCAAGGCCACCTGTGCGGAGCGATCGCCGGCGTGCTGGCCGCCTACTGGCTGTCGGGTCCGGAACGCAAAGCGCGGGAACGCAAGAAGGCCGGGCAGTTTCCCGGCCTGACGTCATGA